One Xenopus tropicalis strain Nigerian chromosome 8, UCB_Xtro_10.0, whole genome shotgun sequence genomic window carries:
- the barhl1 gene encoding barH-like 1 homeobox protein isoform X1 encodes MEGANGFGIDTILSHRAGSPGLAQGDTLMGESRSPLELSPSSEVSSVCSSPPSPDRDCLDGVAGRQGVALAMESHLQPGVQLSAPSQSRTVTSSFLIRDILADCKPLATCAPYSSNGQPTHDLAHCLASKAADDFRDKLDKSSSSTSSESEYKGKVKEEGDREISSSRDSPPVRLKKPRKARTAFTDHQLAQLERSFERQKYLSVQDRMELAASLNLTDTQVKTWYQNRRTKWKRQTAVGLELLAEAGNYSALQRMFPSPYFYPQSLVSNLDPGAALYLYRGPTAPPPALQRPLVPRILIHGLQGGSEPPPALPPLTGVLPRAAQPR; translated from the exons ATGGAAGGGGCTAACGGATTTGGGATTGACACCATTCTGTCGCACAGAGCTGGTAGCCCAGGGCTAGCTCAGGGGGACACACTGATGGGGGAGAGTCGCTCCCCCCTGGAACTCAGTCCCAGCTCGGAAGTCAGCAGCGTCTGCTCTTCTCCTCCCTCCCCGGACAGGGACTGCTTAGACGGGGTCGCCGGCAGGCAAGGGGTCGCCCTAGCCATGGAATCGCACCTCCAGCCCGGAGTCCAACTCTCTGCCCCCTCTCAGTCCAGAACTGTCACCTCTTCCTTCCTGATCAGGGACATTCTAGCGGACTGCAAGCCCCTGGCCACTTGTGCGCCTTATTCCAGCAACGGGCAACCGACCCACGACTTGGCCCACTGCTTGGCCAGCAAAGCCGCCGACGACTTCAGGGACAAACTGGACAAGAGCAGCAGCTCCACCTCCTCGGAATCCGAATACAAAGGTAAAG TGAAAGAAGAAGGGGACCGGGAGATCTCCAGTTCCAGGGATAGCCCCCCGGTGAGGCTGAAGAAGCCCCGGAAAGCCCGCACCGCATTCACCGACCACCAATTGGCGCAGCTGGAGAGAAGCTTCGAGCGACAGAAGTACCTGAGTGTGCAGGACAGGATGGAGCTGGCGGCCTCCCTCAACCTCACCGACACACAAGTCAAGACCTGGTACCAGAACCGAAG AACAAAGTGGAAGAGACAGACGGCCGTTGGACTGGAGCTGCTGGCCGAGGCGGGTAATTACTCCGCCCTCCAGCGGATGTTTCCCTCCCCGTATTTCTACCCCCAAAGCCTTGTGTCCAATCTGGATCCAGGCGCTGCCTTGTATCTCTATCGAGGACCCACCGCGCCGCCCCCAGCGTTACAGAGACCTCTGGTCCCCAGGATTCTCATTCATGGACTTCAAGGGGGAAGCGAACCCCCACCGGCACTGCCCCCCCTGACAGGAGTCCTACCCAGGGCAGCACAGCCACGGTGA
- the barhl1 gene encoding barH-like 1 homeobox protein isoform X2: protein MEGANGFGIDTILSHRAGSPGLAQGDTLMGESRSPLELSPSSEVSSVCSSPPSPDRDCLDGVAGRQGVALAMESHLQPGVQLSAPSQSRTVTSSFLIRDILADCKPLATCAPYSSNGQPTHDLAHCLASKAADDFRDKLDKSSSSTSSESEYKVKEEGDREISSSRDSPPVRLKKPRKARTAFTDHQLAQLERSFERQKYLSVQDRMELAASLNLTDTQVKTWYQNRRTKWKRQTAVGLELLAEAGNYSALQRMFPSPYFYPQSLVSNLDPGAALYLYRGPTAPPPALQRPLVPRILIHGLQGGSEPPPALPPLTGVLPRAAQPR, encoded by the exons ATGGAAGGGGCTAACGGATTTGGGATTGACACCATTCTGTCGCACAGAGCTGGTAGCCCAGGGCTAGCTCAGGGGGACACACTGATGGGGGAGAGTCGCTCCCCCCTGGAACTCAGTCCCAGCTCGGAAGTCAGCAGCGTCTGCTCTTCTCCTCCCTCCCCGGACAGGGACTGCTTAGACGGGGTCGCCGGCAGGCAAGGGGTCGCCCTAGCCATGGAATCGCACCTCCAGCCCGGAGTCCAACTCTCTGCCCCCTCTCAGTCCAGAACTGTCACCTCTTCCTTCCTGATCAGGGACATTCTAGCGGACTGCAAGCCCCTGGCCACTTGTGCGCCTTATTCCAGCAACGGGCAACCGACCCACGACTTGGCCCACTGCTTGGCCAGCAAAGCCGCCGACGACTTCAGGGACAAACTGGACAAGAGCAGCAGCTCCACCTCCTCGGAATCCGAATACAAAG TGAAAGAAGAAGGGGACCGGGAGATCTCCAGTTCCAGGGATAGCCCCCCGGTGAGGCTGAAGAAGCCCCGGAAAGCCCGCACCGCATTCACCGACCACCAATTGGCGCAGCTGGAGAGAAGCTTCGAGCGACAGAAGTACCTGAGTGTGCAGGACAGGATGGAGCTGGCGGCCTCCCTCAACCTCACCGACACACAAGTCAAGACCTGGTACCAGAACCGAAG AACAAAGTGGAAGAGACAGACGGCCGTTGGACTGGAGCTGCTGGCCGAGGCGGGTAATTACTCCGCCCTCCAGCGGATGTTTCCCTCCCCGTATTTCTACCCCCAAAGCCTTGTGTCCAATCTGGATCCAGGCGCTGCCTTGTATCTCTATCGAGGACCCACCGCGCCGCCCCCAGCGTTACAGAGACCTCTGGTCCCCAGGATTCTCATTCATGGACTTCAAGGGGGAAGCGAACCCCCACCGGCACTGCCCCCCCTGACAGGAGTCCTACCCAGGGCAGCACAGCCACGGTGA